In Megalopta genalis isolate 19385.01 chromosome 17, iyMegGena1_principal, whole genome shotgun sequence, a single genomic region encodes these proteins:
- the LOC117222880 gene encoding coatomer subunit gamma isoform X2, translating into MEATEAFFAMTKLFQSKDVVLRRLVYLGIKELSSLAEDVIIVTSSLTKDMTGKEDLYRAAAIRALCTITDAGMLAAIERYMKQAIVDRSPAVSSAALVSSLHLTNISEDVARRWANEAQEALNSNNVMVQYHALGVLYQARKSDKHAVVKLVAKLMRTSPKSPYAACMLIRMACKILDGSEELVSFLECCLRQKSEMVVYEAAHGLVNLTKAASRDIAPAISVLQLFCGSPKPALRFAAVRTLNKVTMIHPAEVTACNLDLENLITDSNRSIATLAITTLLKTGAESSVDRLMKQIATFVSEISDEFKVIVVQAIRALCQKFPRKHVVLMNFLSAMLRDEGGLEYKAAIADTIIAVMEVNAEAKEAGLAHLCEFIEDCEHISLAVRILHLLGQEGPTSKQPSRYIRFIYNRVILESASVRAAAVTALARFAAACPPLLPNVLVLSSRCQLDSDDEVRDRAAYYCAILQQQSDPTILLPLVQPPHLSVRGLEIALMKYMHTSMNEPFDISQIPSTQTVDESLKAVDQIVDKKRRSLIRERCIIDRLLDIPQLEVLICNSILVKSSPEFDLTESETEYHVKCIKHTFSDLVVLEFDCMNTLRHQCLEDVTVALDLFREGYTVVCEIPCPALHYYEPAATYTVLKYPEDLQASITTLPATLRFTAQDFHPTTGEFPPYKDEYMLDIVELTLADQIRGLSETSTDFNTAWAAGTAQGYTKLEETFALGPSVFSLEGAVQILTEFLGLDQVDRTNRIQSGATAHNLLLGGYFRGDKEILARARLALSGTQVTMQLTVLCSDPDVAELIISSVG; encoded by the exons ATGGAGGCCACAGAAGCATTTTTTGCTATGACCAAATTGTTTCAATCCAAGGATGTTGTGCTAAGACGTTTGGTGTATCTAGGTATCAAAGAACTCAGTTCTTTGGCGGAAGATGTGATCATAGTGACCTCTAGTCTAACGAAAGATATGACTGGAAAAGAAGATTTGTATAGAGCTGCAGCTATAAGAGCATTATGTACTATCACGGATGCTGGAATGTTAGCAGCTATTGAACGATATATGAAGCAAGCTATCGTAGATCGTTCTCCTGCAGTTTCTAGCGCAGCCCTGGTTTCTTCGTTACATTTGACCAATATATCTGAAGATGTTGCACGCAGATGGGCAAACGAAGCCCAAGAAGCATTAAATTCCAACAATGTAATGGTTCAGTATCATGCTCTGGGTGTTTTATATCAAGCTCGAAAATCTGATAAACATGCGGTAGTTAAGTTAGTTGCAAAACTTATGAGAACCAGTCCAAAGAGTCCCTATGCTGCTTGTATGTTAATTAGAATggcatgtaaaatactggacgGAAGCGAAGAATTAGTAAGTTTCCTTGAATGTTGTTTGCGACAAAAATCGGAAATGGTGGTGTACGAGGCTGCGCATGGATTGGTGAACCTCACCAAAGCTGCTTCTAGGGACATAGCTCCAGCCATTAGTGTTCTTCAACTGTTTTGCGGATCGCCTAAACCGGCTTTAAGATTTGCAGCAGTTAGAACACTGAATAAGGTTACAATGATCCACCCAGCGGAAGTCACAGCTTGTAACCTGGACTTAGAAAATTTGATCACAGATTCTAACAGGTCGATTGCTACACTAGCAATCACCACTCTTTTAAAAACCGGTGCGGAAAGTTCGGTAGATCGATTAATGAAACAAATTGCTACTTTCGTATCCGAAATCTCAGACGAATTTAAGGTCATAGTTGTTCAAGCCATAAG agcTTTATGTCAGAAGTTCCCCCGCAAGCATGTGGTTCTTATGAATTTTCTGTCTGCTATGTTAAGAGACGAGGGAGGCCTTGAATACAAGGCAGCAATCGCGGACACAATAATTGCTGTTATGGAAGTAAACGCTGAGGCAAAGGAAGCAGGTCTGGCACATCTCTGCGAGTTCATCGAAGACTGCGAACATATTTCCCTCGCTGTTCGCATTTTGCATTTGCTAGGGCAAGAAGGGCCAACTTCCAAGCAGCCATCCAGATACATACGTTTCATTTATAATCGCGTGATCCTGGAGAGCGCCAGCGTTCGAGCAGCTGCAGTCACCGCATTGGCACGTTTCGCTGCTGCGTGTCCTCCATTGTTACCAAACGTGTTAGTCTTATCGTCACGCTGTCAGTTAGACTCTGACGACGAGGTTCGTGATCGTGCGGCTTATTATTGCGCTATACTCCAACAGCAAAGTGATCCCACTATTCTTCTACCCTTGGTACAACCTCCCCATCTGTCCGTGCGTGGTTTAGAAATAGCCTTAATGAAATACATGCATACATCCATGAATGAACCATTCGATATCTCTCAG ATTCCTTCGACACAGACAGTAGATGAATCATTGAAAGCTGTAGATCAGATAGTTgacaaaaaacgaagaagttTAATACGAGAACGATGCATCATAGATCGGTTATTAGATATACCACAGTTGGAGGTGTTGATATGCAATTCGATACTAGTCAAATCATCGCCTGAATTCGATCTAACAGAATCGGAGACAGAATACCACGTAAAGTGCATCAAGCATACATTTTCAGATCTTGTTGTTTTAGAATTCGATTGTATGAATACGCTTCGCCATCAGTGTTTAGAGGATGTAACGGTAGCTCTTGATCTATTTCGTGAGGG TTATACGGTGGTCTGCGAAATTCCGTGTCCAGCTCTACATTATTATGAACCGGCAGCAACGTACACAGTATTAAAATATCCAGAAGATCTTCAAGCTAGCATCACAACCCTTCCCGCAACTCTGCGATTTACGGCTCAAGACTTTCATCCTACCACAGGGGAGTTTCCACCATACAAGGACGAGTATATG TTGGACATCGTAGAGTTGACACTAGCTGATCAAATTCGAGGATTGTCAGAGACGAGTACAGATTTCAATACTGCATGGGCAGCAGGCACCGCACAGGGATACACCAAATTGGAGGAAACGTTTGCTTTAGGGCCATCTGTATTTAGCTTGGAGGGAGCCGTTCAAATTCTCACTGAATTTTTGGGCCTGGATCAGGTAGACCGAACGAATCGAATTCAATCGGGCGCTACTGCGCATAATCTGTTATTGGGCGGTTATTTCAGAGGTGATAAAGAAATTCTTGCACGTGCAAGATTAGCATTATCTGGCACTCAGGTGACAATGCAATTAACGGTTCTATGTTCAGATCCGGATGTTGCAGAATTAATCATTTCTTCTGTAGGATAA
- the LOC117222840 gene encoding ADP-ribose pyrophosphatase, mitochondrial yields the protein MYICNYITVCYVQHITRILKYNSMHVTTSRMMHYKCREVFYASSNIKRFVVPEDKVPWNVEFLKYKPVKYTASVLTGKPWADPEIGEASFKPKWNSLDDRINRKSFNEDYCIDENGYPLNPIGRTGIIGRGLLGRWGPNHAADPIVTRWKQSTSKEIEINKYSNKPILQFVAIQRRDSGEWAIPGGMVDPGETVSITLKREFMEEALNSLEKDDTTRKELEESLKDFFEKGEEIYKGYVDDPRNTDNAWMETIASNFHDTDCSIIGQISLIAGDDARNVKWMDVDEKLNLYANHSEFIKKTVEKHNAHW from the exons ATGTACATATGTAACTACATCACGGTGTGCTATGTGCAACATATAACacgtattttaaaatataattctaTGCACGTAACTACCTCCAGAATGATGCATTATAAATGTAGGGAGGTCTTTTATGCTTCCAGCAATATAAAACGATTCGTAGTACCTGAAGACAAAGTGCCATGGAATGTCgagtttttaaaatataaaccaGTTAAATACACCGCTTCAGTTCTGACTGGTAAACCTTGGGCGGATCCGGAAATTGGAGAAGCTTCATTTAAACCGAAATGGAATTCTCTTGACG atcgtATAAACCGTAAGAGTTTTAATGAAGATTATTGTATAGATGAGAATGGTTATCCTTTGAATCCTATCGGCCGTACTGGTATTATTGGTCGCGGTCTTTTAGGGCGATGGGGTCCAAATCATGCCGCAGATCCAATCGTAACACGATGGAAACAAAGTACTTCcaaagaaatagaaataaacaaatattcGAACAAACCAATTTTACAATTTGTTGCAATACAAAGACGCGATTCTGGAGAATGGGCTATACCCGGTGGTATGGTTGATCCAGGAGAAACAGTATCGATTACTCTTAAAAGAGAATTTATGGAAGAAGCTTTGAACTCTTTAGAAAAAGATGATACAACAAGGAAAGAATTAGAAGAATCCCTGAAAGATTTTTTTGAAAAGGGAGAAGAAATTTACAAAGGATATGTAGACGATCCTAGGAATACTGATAATGCTTGGATGGaaactatagcttcaaatttccaTGACACTGATTGTAGTATTATTGGTCAAATATCATTAATAGCTGGAGATGATGCACGCAATGTTAAATGGATGGATGTTGATGAAAAACTAAATTTGTACGCTAATCATAGTGAATTTATCAAGAAAACAGTAGAAAAGCACAATGCACATTGGTGA
- the LOC117222880 gene encoding coatomer subunit gamma isoform X1, with the protein MNTFKRDKKEEEDGGGNPFQNLGKTTVLQEARTFNNTPVNPIKCAHILTKLLYLLNQGEQLGTMEATEAFFAMTKLFQSKDVVLRRLVYLGIKELSSLAEDVIIVTSSLTKDMTGKEDLYRAAAIRALCTITDAGMLAAIERYMKQAIVDRSPAVSSAALVSSLHLTNISEDVARRWANEAQEALNSNNVMVQYHALGVLYQARKSDKHAVVKLVAKLMRTSPKSPYAACMLIRMACKILDGSEELVSFLECCLRQKSEMVVYEAAHGLVNLTKAASRDIAPAISVLQLFCGSPKPALRFAAVRTLNKVTMIHPAEVTACNLDLENLITDSNRSIATLAITTLLKTGAESSVDRLMKQIATFVSEISDEFKVIVVQAIRALCQKFPRKHVVLMNFLSAMLRDEGGLEYKAAIADTIIAVMEVNAEAKEAGLAHLCEFIEDCEHISLAVRILHLLGQEGPTSKQPSRYIRFIYNRVILESASVRAAAVTALARFAAACPPLLPNVLVLSSRCQLDSDDEVRDRAAYYCAILQQQSDPTILLPLVQPPHLSVRGLEIALMKYMHTSMNEPFDISQIPSTQTVDESLKAVDQIVDKKRRSLIRERCIIDRLLDIPQLEVLICNSILVKSSPEFDLTESETEYHVKCIKHTFSDLVVLEFDCMNTLRHQCLEDVTVALDLFREGYTVVCEIPCPALHYYEPAATYTVLKYPEDLQASITTLPATLRFTAQDFHPTTGEFPPYKDEYMLDIVELTLADQIRGLSETSTDFNTAWAAGTAQGYTKLEETFALGPSVFSLEGAVQILTEFLGLDQVDRTNRIQSGATAHNLLLGGYFRGDKEILARARLALSGTQVTMQLTVLCSDPDVAELIISSVG; encoded by the exons ATGAATACATTTAAACGGGATAAGAAAGAGGAGGAAGATG GTGGGGGGAATCCTTTCCAAAATTTGGGGAAGACAACTGTTCTCCAGGAAGCACGTACCTTTAATAATACACCAGTTAATCCAATAAAATGCGCGCACATTCTTACAAAACTATTGTACCTGTTGAATCAAGGAGAACAGTTAGGGACAATGGAGGCCACAGAAGCATTTTTTGCTATGACCAAATTGTTTCAATCCAAGGATGTTGTGCTAAGACGTTTGGTGTATCTAGGTATCAAAGAACTCAGTTCTTTGGCGGAAGATGTGATCATAGTGACCTCTAGTCTAACGAAAGATATGACTGGAAAAGAAGATTTGTATAGAGCTGCAGCTATAAGAGCATTATGTACTATCACGGATGCTGGAATGTTAGCAGCTATTGAACGATATATGAAGCAAGCTATCGTAGATCGTTCTCCTGCAGTTTCTAGCGCAGCCCTGGTTTCTTCGTTACATTTGACCAATATATCTGAAGATGTTGCACGCAGATGGGCAAACGAAGCCCAAGAAGCATTAAATTCCAACAATGTAATGGTTCAGTATCATGCTCTGGGTGTTTTATATCAAGCTCGAAAATCTGATAAACATGCGGTAGTTAAGTTAGTTGCAAAACTTATGAGAACCAGTCCAAAGAGTCCCTATGCTGCTTGTATGTTAATTAGAATggcatgtaaaatactggacgGAAGCGAAGAATTAGTAAGTTTCCTTGAATGTTGTTTGCGACAAAAATCGGAAATGGTGGTGTACGAGGCTGCGCATGGATTGGTGAACCTCACCAAAGCTGCTTCTAGGGACATAGCTCCAGCCATTAGTGTTCTTCAACTGTTTTGCGGATCGCCTAAACCGGCTTTAAGATTTGCAGCAGTTAGAACACTGAATAAGGTTACAATGATCCACCCAGCGGAAGTCACAGCTTGTAACCTGGACTTAGAAAATTTGATCACAGATTCTAACAGGTCGATTGCTACACTAGCAATCACCACTCTTTTAAAAACCGGTGCGGAAAGTTCGGTAGATCGATTAATGAAACAAATTGCTACTTTCGTATCCGAAATCTCAGACGAATTTAAGGTCATAGTTGTTCAAGCCATAAG agcTTTATGTCAGAAGTTCCCCCGCAAGCATGTGGTTCTTATGAATTTTCTGTCTGCTATGTTAAGAGACGAGGGAGGCCTTGAATACAAGGCAGCAATCGCGGACACAATAATTGCTGTTATGGAAGTAAACGCTGAGGCAAAGGAAGCAGGTCTGGCACATCTCTGCGAGTTCATCGAAGACTGCGAACATATTTCCCTCGCTGTTCGCATTTTGCATTTGCTAGGGCAAGAAGGGCCAACTTCCAAGCAGCCATCCAGATACATACGTTTCATTTATAATCGCGTGATCCTGGAGAGCGCCAGCGTTCGAGCAGCTGCAGTCACCGCATTGGCACGTTTCGCTGCTGCGTGTCCTCCATTGTTACCAAACGTGTTAGTCTTATCGTCACGCTGTCAGTTAGACTCTGACGACGAGGTTCGTGATCGTGCGGCTTATTATTGCGCTATACTCCAACAGCAAAGTGATCCCACTATTCTTCTACCCTTGGTACAACCTCCCCATCTGTCCGTGCGTGGTTTAGAAATAGCCTTAATGAAATACATGCATACATCCATGAATGAACCATTCGATATCTCTCAG ATTCCTTCGACACAGACAGTAGATGAATCATTGAAAGCTGTAGATCAGATAGTTgacaaaaaacgaagaagttTAATACGAGAACGATGCATCATAGATCGGTTATTAGATATACCACAGTTGGAGGTGTTGATATGCAATTCGATACTAGTCAAATCATCGCCTGAATTCGATCTAACAGAATCGGAGACAGAATACCACGTAAAGTGCATCAAGCATACATTTTCAGATCTTGTTGTTTTAGAATTCGATTGTATGAATACGCTTCGCCATCAGTGTTTAGAGGATGTAACGGTAGCTCTTGATCTATTTCGTGAGGG TTATACGGTGGTCTGCGAAATTCCGTGTCCAGCTCTACATTATTATGAACCGGCAGCAACGTACACAGTATTAAAATATCCAGAAGATCTTCAAGCTAGCATCACAACCCTTCCCGCAACTCTGCGATTTACGGCTCAAGACTTTCATCCTACCACAGGGGAGTTTCCACCATACAAGGACGAGTATATG TTGGACATCGTAGAGTTGACACTAGCTGATCAAATTCGAGGATTGTCAGAGACGAGTACAGATTTCAATACTGCATGGGCAGCAGGCACCGCACAGGGATACACCAAATTGGAGGAAACGTTTGCTTTAGGGCCATCTGTATTTAGCTTGGAGGGAGCCGTTCAAATTCTCACTGAATTTTTGGGCCTGGATCAGGTAGACCGAACGAATCGAATTCAATCGGGCGCTACTGCGCATAATCTGTTATTGGGCGGTTATTTCAGAGGTGATAAAGAAATTCTTGCACGTGCAAGATTAGCATTATCTGGCACTCAGGTGACAATGCAATTAACGGTTCTATGTTCAGATCCGGATGTTGCAGAATTAATCATTTCTTCTGTAGGATAA
- the LOC143260719 gene encoding uncharacterized protein LOC143260719 encodes MKYMHTSMNEPFDISQIPSAQTVDELLKAVNQIVDKKRRSLIRERCIIDRLLDIPQLEVLICNSTLKSSSEFDLTESETEYIFNCSEEVFSEISEKLLRNN; translated from the exons ATGAAATACATGCATACATCCATGAATGAACCATTCGATATCTCTCAG ATTCCTTCGGCACAGACAGTGGACGAATTATTGAAAGCTGTAAATCAGATAGTTgacaaaaaacgaagaagttTAATACGAGAACGGTGCATCATAGATCGGTTATTAGATATACCACAGTTGGAGGTGTTGATTTGCAATTCGACACTAAAATCATCGTCTGAATTCGATCTAACAGAATCGGAGACAGAATACATATTTAATTGCTCCGAAGAAGTTTTTTCGGAAATTTCTGAAAAACTATTAAGAAACAATTAA